From a single Rutidosis leptorrhynchoides isolate AG116_Rl617_1_P2 chromosome 5, CSIRO_AGI_Rlap_v1, whole genome shotgun sequence genomic region:
- the LOC139849710 gene encoding uncharacterized protein, giving the protein MVEVLERKLTDKDTIMATITEDEDCWMTLFISYLTYVTLPEDKLQARRIRMRAPMYHFKDGILYRKSFTKPYLRCVGPTQAKEIIQEMHERACLTHSSYRTIVSRIKKMGYFWQHMYRDTYDLIVNCEACQIHAPVNRSPRCIMIPIHAAWPFCKWGIDIVGPFSRGVGNVKFLVVAIDYFTKWVEARPLSTITERKILTFV; this is encoded by the coding sequence ATGGTGGAAGTACTGGAACGAAAGTTAACCGACAAAGATACCATCATGGCAACAATCACAGAAGACGAAGACTGTTGGATGACACTCTTCATAAGTTACCTCACCTACGTCACCCTCCCGGAAGACAAACTACAAGCTCGTAGGATCCGGATGCGTGCACCAATGTATCACTTCAAAGATGGCATCCTGTATAGAAAATCATTCACCAAGCCATATTTGAGGTGTGTTGGACCGACGCAGGCCAAAGAAATCATACAAGAAATGCACGAAAGAGCCTGCTTGACACACTCCAGCTACAGAACGATAGTCAGCAGGATCAAGAAAATGGGTTATTTCTGGCAACACATGTACCGCGACACATACGATCTGATCGTAAACTGCGAGGCGTGTCAAATACACGCCCCCGTCAACAGATCCCCTCGGTGTATTATGATCCCAATACACGCCGCTTGGCCATTTTGCAAGTGGGGTATCGACATCGTCGGTCCATTCTCAAGAGGTGTCGGAAATGTTAAGTTCTTAGTCGTCGCAATTGATTACTTTACAAAATGGGTCGAAGCAAGGCCATTAAGCACGATTACCGAAAGGAAAATCTTAACCTTCGTATGA